Sequence from the Cellulomonas fimi ATCC 484 genome:
GACCATGCGCGTGGTCGTCGGGCTGGAGCGCCCCTCGTCGGGGTCGGCGACGGTCGACGGCCGGCGGTTCGCCGACCTGCCGGCCCCGCTGCACGCGGTCGGCGTCATGCTCGACGCGCGCTCGGTGCACCCGGGCCGCACGGCGTACAAGCACCTGCTGGCGATGGCGCAGACGCACGGCATCGGCAGGGCGCGCGTGCGGGACGTCCTCGCGCAGACGGGCCTGGAGCCGGCCGCGCACCGCCGGGCGGGCACGTTCTCGCTCGGCATGGGGCAGCGGCTCGGCATCGCGGGCGCGCTGCTGGGCGACCCGGCCACGCTGATCCTCGACGAGCCGGTCAACGGCCTGGACCCCGACGGCGTGCTGTGGGTGCGGCGCCTGGTGCGGGAGCTCGCGGCGGAGGGGCGGACGGTGCTGCTGTCGTCGCACCTCATGCACGAGCTCGCGCTGTGCGCGGACCGGGTCGTCATCATCGGCCGTGGGCGGCTGCTGGCCGACGCGTCCGTGCAGGAGGTCGTCGACCGCTCGGAGCGGGCCGGCGTGGTCCGGGTCCGCACGGACGAGCCGGAGCCGCTGGTCCGCGCGCTGACGGCCGCGGGCGCCGACGTCACGCCGCAGGACGGCGGGGTGCTGCACGTGCGGGGCGCGACGGTCGACGAGGTGGGCACCGCGGCGCGCGCGTGCGGCGTCGCGGTCCTCGAGCTCGCCACCGAGCAGGGGTCGTTGGAGGAGGCGTACCTGCAGCTCACGGGCGACGCCGTCGAGTACCGCACGGACGTCACCGCGGGCGGTGCCCGATGAGCGCCGCGACCACCACGCCCCAGCGGGCCGTGACCCCGGCGGGCACCCGCGGACCCGCGTTCGGGCGTGTGCTCGCCGCCGAGTGGACCAAGGTCGTCTCGCTGCGATCGCCGTGGTGGACCGCCGCCGCGACGGTCCTCGTCGGCGGGGCGATCACCTACCTGAGCGCGCAGGCGTCGTCGGTCGACCCGGGGTTCCAGCCGGTCGACTCCCTCACGACCGGCCTGGTGCTCGCGCAGATCGGCCCGCTCGTGCTCGGCGTCCTCGTCGGCGCGGGCGAGTTCCGTACCGGCGCCGTCCGGACGACGTTCACCACGGTGCCGCGTCGGTGGCCCGTGCTCGCGGCGCAGGCGCTCGTCGTCGGTGCGTTCGCGCTCGGCGTCGGCGTCCTGACGGCGCTCGCGAGCGCCCTCGGGATCCTGCCCCCGGCGGCGTCGCGGGGCATCACGGTCGACCTCGCGGCCGGCGACGGTCCCGGCCTGCTGCTCGGGACGGCCCTGCTGGTCGTCGGGCTCGCCCTGCTCGGGCACGCGCTCGGCGCGCTGCTGCGGCGGACCGTCCCGGCGCTGGTGACGGCGCTCGTCGTCGTCCTGGTCCTGCCGGTCGTGCTCATGACCGCGAGCGACCCGCTCCTGGCCGGGGGCGACCCGGCGTCGCTGACGGCCGCCGGCACGGTCCCGCGCGTCACCCTCGTCGGGACGCTCAACATCCTCACGCCCGGCACGGCGGGCAGCCTCATGACGACGTCGCCCTCGGCGGGCGCCATGGAGGGCACGCCCGACCTCGGACCGGTCGGCGGCGGACTCGTGCTCGCCGCGTGGGTCCTCGTCCTGCTCGTCGCCGCGGCCGTGCGGCTGCGCACCCGGGACGTCCGGTGACGGCCGTCGACCAGGGGCGCCCCCCGGTGCGGCGCACCCCGCGCGGCGCGCCGGCGCGCACGGGCGTCACCACCCGCCGTGTCCTGCGTGCCGAGGCCACCAAGCTCACGAGCGTCCCGGCGCACCTGTGGCTGGTGCTGGGCACGGTCGTCGTCGCGGCGGGCACCGCGTACGGGCTCGGGCTGTTCGTCCGGCCCGGCGACGGCCGCTCCGGCTCCTGGGTCGTCACGTCCGGGTTCGTGCTCGCCCAGGTCGGGTTCCTCGTGCTGGGGGTGCTCGTGGGGACGGGCGAGCACACGACAGGCACGAGCCGCACGACGTTCACGGCCGTGCCGCGGCGTCGTCCCGTCCTCGCCGCGCAGGCGGTCGTCACGGCTGCTGCGGCGCTCGTCACGGCGTCCGCCGCGCTGGGCACCTCGTGGCTGGCGACCGCCGGCGTCCGCGGCGGCGACGCGCCGGAGCTGGACCTCGCCGTCCCCGGGACGGCCCGTGCCCTGCTCGGCCTCGTCCTGGCGGGCGTGGCCGTCGCGCTGCTCGGGCTCGGTCTCGGCGCGCTGCTGCGCCGCCCCGCGGACGCGGTCGTCGTCGGCATGGTGCTGGCGGTCGTCGGCGACCACCTGCTCGCCGCGAACCCCGGCAGTGTCACCGACACGATCCGGGCGCTGCTGCCGTCGGCCGGTGCGCGGCTCGTGCAGGACGACGCCGCGCTCGCGGCCCTGGACGCGGCGACGCACGGCCCTCACCTGGGGACGTGGGGCGGCGGCGCCGTCGTCGCCGCGTGGGTGACCGCCGTCCTGGTGGCGGCCGCGTACCGGCTGCGGCGGCATGACCTCCGCTGACGGGCCGGGCGCGGGCGGGGTCGTCCGGCCCAGCCCGGCCGCCGCGCCGACCCGCACCGTGGGCGGGCAGGTCGCCGCCGGATGGGAGAGTGGGCCCGTGGTGATCCGGCGCGCGGTCGCGGTGCGCGCGGCGCGCTCCGCCGACGAGACGCTCACCGAGCAGCAGGTGCGGGGGGCCAGCCCGGTCGCCCGCCTGGTCACGGCGCGGCCGTGGGTCATGGACGTGGCCGTCGCGGGGGCCATGGCGGTCGTCGGGCTCGTCGGCACGATCTTCGTGTGGGAGACCGCCGGGGGAGCCGTCGCCCTCGGGCTGTACCCGCGCGGCTCCGACGTCGTGCACTCGGTGACGCGCACGTGGCTGCTCGGCACCGCGGTCGGCGCGACGCTCCTGCTCGTGCGCCGCACCCGCCCGATCACGGTCACCGCGCTGCTCGCCGTCGCCGCCCTCGCGTCGCTGTGGGCCGACGGCGTGCTCGGCGTCCTGGGCGCGTGCCTGGCGTGCGCGCTCTACAGCGTCGCGGCGGAGCGGGGCGCCGCGACCGCCTGGGCCGTGTGCGGCGGCGTGCTCGTCGTCGTCACGACCGCACTGTGGCAGTGGCAGGACATCGGCCTGATCGAGATCATCGCGTGGTTCGGCGAGGGCACCCGTCCCCGGTCGGCGTTCGGGCCGGGGCTGGAGGAGCCGCTGTTCTCCGCCGGGCGGCGCATGGGCTCCGTGCTGCTGCTGCTCGCGCTGCTCCTGCTCGGCGTGGCCGTCGGGTCGGCAGAGCGGGCGCGTCGCCTGCACGCGGCCGACCTCGTCGAGCGGTACCGCGCGCTGGCCCGCGAGCGCGACCAGAGCGCGGCCCTCGCGCGCGCGGCGGAGCGCCAGCACATCGCGCGCGAGATGCACGACGTCGTCGCGCACAACCTCACGGTCATGGTCGCGCTCGCCGGCGGCGCCGACGCGGCGTTCGATCGCGCACCCGACCGCTCCCGCGAGGCGCTGCGGCAGGTCGCCCGCACCGGCCGGACCGCACTGACCGACATGCAGCGGGTCCTCGGGGCGCTCGGACCGGCGGGCGGCGACGCGACCGAGCCGACCGACGTGGACCTGACGACCGTCGTGGAGCGGTTCGCGGTCACGGGCGTCCCCGTGACGGCGACCGGCCTCGACGTCGCGCTGCCGCAGGACACGGCCGTGCGGCTCGCGGTCGTGCGGATCCTCGGCGAGGCGCTGACCAACGTCCTGCGGCACGCCCCCGGGGCGCCGTCCGTCGAGGTCGCGGTGCGGCGCACGCCCGCGGGCGTCGAGGTCGAAGTCACCGACAGCGGCGGCACGCGGCCCGGCGGCGGAGGCGGCACGGGCCGTGGCATCGTCGGCATGCGCGAGCGTGCCGCGCTGCTCGGCGGCCACGTCGAGGCGGGCCCCCGCCCGGGCGGCGGGTGGCGCGTGCACGCGGAGCTGCCGTGGACCGACGACGAGGGAGACGCCCGATGACGACCGTCCTGCTCGTCGACGACCAGGCGCTGCTGCGCAGCGGCTTCCGGCTCGTCATCGAGTCCGAGCCCGACCTGCGGGTCGTCGGCGAGGCCGCCGACGGGCGCGTCGCGCTCGACCAGGTCGCCGCGCTCGCACCCGAGGTCGTGCTCATGGACATCCGGATGCCCGGGATGGACGGCATCGAGGCGACCCGGCGCATCGTCGCCGCCCACCCGGGCTCGCGCGTGCTGGTGCTCACGACGTTCGACGTCGACGACCTCGCGTTCGCCGCGCTGCGGGCCGGTGCGTCGGGCTTCCTGCTGAAGACGGCCCGTCCCGACGAGCTCGTCGACGCGATCCGCACGGTTGCGGCGGGCACGTCCGTCGTCGCGCCGCGCGTGCTGCGCCGGATGCTCGACCTGTTCGCGCCGCACCTGCCGACGGGCGGCCGCGCGCCCGCCCCGGACGGTCAGGACCCCCGCCTGGCCGCCCTGACGCCGCGCGAGCTCGACGTGCTGCGGCTCGTCGCCGAGGGCGCGTCGAACGTCGAGATCGCCGCCGAGCTCGTCGTCTCGGAGGCGACGGTGAAGACGCACGTGGGCAACGTCTTCGCGAAGCTCGGCGCACGCGACCGCGTGCAGGCGGTGATCATCGCGTACGAGTGCGGGCTCGCCGGCAGCGCGGCCCGCGGCTGAGCCGGGAGACCGGGGGACAGCGCGAGGACCTGGCGCGTCGTCGCGCGCGCGCTCAGCGGTACCGCTCCACGATCGCGCGGCCCGTGGCGGCCAGGTGCTCGCGCACCTCCGGCGGGCCGGTGACCTCGACCCACTCGACGAGCCCGGCGAGCTCACCCGCGAGCACGGACGCGTCGCGCCCCCGGACCACGACCTCGACACGACCGTCGGGGGTCGGACCCCCCACCTCGAGGCGACCGCCGAACCCGCGGCGCAGGATCGGCAGGCCGTGCGGGACGCACAGCGCCCGGGCCTCCAGGGGCGTGCGCCGCCGGTGGACCTCGTCGGCGATCTCCCGCCAGCTCGCGGCGAGGTCGAAGTCCTCGGGCCGGTCGACGGGGTCGTCGGTCGGGTCGACGGACGACACGCGGTCCACCCGGAACGTGCGCCGGCCCGCGCCGGTGCCGCCGACCAGGTACCAGGTCGGGCCCTTCGCGACCAGGCCCCACGGGTGCACGGTCCGCGTCGACGTGGCGCCCGACCCGTCGACGTAGCCGAGCCGCACCTGGACGCCGCGCACCACGGACTCCTGCAGCACGTCGAGGAACGGCGGCGGTGGGCGCCTCGTCCCGTCCGAGCCCCACGGCTGCGGGTCCGTGACGACCGACGCCGCCGCTGCCTCGGCCTGCTCCCGGAACGGCTCCGGCAGGGCGCGGACCAGCTTGCGCAGGGCGGCGCGCACGGCCGGCGTCGCGTCGGCCGCGGGGCCGGCGACGAGGAACAGCGCGCGGGCCTCGCCGGACGTCAGGCCCGACAGGTCGGTGCGGGCGCCCCCGACGAGCCGCCAGCCCCCGCCGCGGCCCTGCACGGAGTACACGGGCACGCCGGCGGTCGCGAGCGCGTCGAGGTCACGGCGCGCGGTCCGCTCCGACACCTCGAGCTCGCGGGCGACCTCGGCCGCGGTCACCTGCCGCCGCTGCTGCAGCAGGAGCAGGGTGGCCACGAGACGGTCGGCGCGCACACGACGACCGTCCCAGAGAAACCGGCCACGAGATGACCGGTTCTCCTCCGCACCATGACGACATGACCACGCAGCCGAGCACCACGCCCATCCCGACCGACTTCCCCGAGCCCACGCTCGTCGCCCTCGACGACGTCGAGCTCGAGGTCTACGAGGCAGGCCCGCGCGACGCGGACCGGGCCGTCGTGCTCTGCCACGGCTGGCCCGAGCACGCCTACTCCTGGCGCCACCAGGTGCCCGCGCTCGCTGCCGCGGGCTACCACGTGATCGTCCCCAACCAGCGCGGCTACGGCCGGTCGTCGTGCCCGGCCGACGTCGCCGCGTACGACGTCGCGCACCTGACGGGCGACCTC
This genomic interval carries:
- a CDS encoding ABC transporter ATP-binding protein, with amino-acid sequence MIEVEALTKRYGSTTAVDGLTFTARPGTVTGFLGPNGAGKSTTMRVVVGLERPSSGSATVDGRRFADLPAPLHAVGVMLDARSVHPGRTAYKHLLAMAQTHGIGRARVRDVLAQTGLEPAAHRRAGTFSLGMGQRLGIAGALLGDPATLILDEPVNGLDPDGVLWVRRLVRELAAEGRTVLLSSHLMHELALCADRVVIIGRGRLLADASVQEVVDRSERAGVVRVRTDEPEPLVRALTAAGADVTPQDGGVLHVRGATVDEVGTAARACGVAVLELATEQGSLEEAYLQLTGDAVEYRTDVTAGGAR
- a CDS encoding ABC transporter permease subunit, with product MSAATTTPQRAVTPAGTRGPAFGRVLAAEWTKVVSLRSPWWTAAATVLVGGAITYLSAQASSVDPGFQPVDSLTTGLVLAQIGPLVLGVLVGAGEFRTGAVRTTFTTVPRRWPVLAAQALVVGAFALGVGVLTALASALGILPPAASRGITVDLAAGDGPGLLLGTALLVVGLALLGHALGALLRRTVPALVTALVVVLVLPVVLMTASDPLLAGGDPASLTAAGTVPRVTLVGTLNILTPGTAGSLMTTSPSAGAMEGTPDLGPVGGGLVLAAWVLVLLVAAAVRLRTRDVR
- a CDS encoding membrane protein, translating into MTAVDQGRPPVRRTPRGAPARTGVTTRRVLRAEATKLTSVPAHLWLVLGTVVVAAGTAYGLGLFVRPGDGRSGSWVVTSGFVLAQVGFLVLGVLVGTGEHTTGTSRTTFTAVPRRRPVLAAQAVVTAAAALVTASAALGTSWLATAGVRGGDAPELDLAVPGTARALLGLVLAGVAVALLGLGLGALLRRPADAVVVGMVLAVVGDHLLAANPGSVTDTIRALLPSAGARLVQDDAALAALDAATHGPHLGTWGGGAVVAAWVTAVLVAAAYRLRRHDLR
- a CDS encoding sensor histidine kinase; translated protein: MTSADGPGAGGVVRPSPAAAPTRTVGGQVAAGWESGPVVIRRAVAVRAARSADETLTEQQVRGASPVARLVTARPWVMDVAVAGAMAVVGLVGTIFVWETAGGAVALGLYPRGSDVVHSVTRTWLLGTAVGATLLLVRRTRPITVTALLAVAALASLWADGVLGVLGACLACALYSVAAERGAATAWAVCGGVLVVVTTALWQWQDIGLIEIIAWFGEGTRPRSAFGPGLEEPLFSAGRRMGSVLLLLALLLLGVAVGSAERARRLHAADLVERYRALARERDQSAALARAAERQHIAREMHDVVAHNLTVMVALAGGADAAFDRAPDRSREALRQVARTGRTALTDMQRVLGALGPAGGDATEPTDVDLTTVVERFAVTGVPVTATGLDVALPQDTAVRLAVVRILGEALTNVLRHAPGAPSVEVAVRRTPAGVEVEVTDSGGTRPGGGGGTGRGIVGMRERAALLGGHVEAGPRPGGGWRVHAELPWTDDEGDAR
- a CDS encoding response regulator, with protein sequence MTTVLLVDDQALLRSGFRLVIESEPDLRVVGEAADGRVALDQVAALAPEVVLMDIRMPGMDGIEATRRIVAAHPGSRVLVLTTFDVDDLAFAALRAGASGFLLKTARPDELVDAIRTVAAGTSVVAPRVLRRMLDLFAPHLPTGGRAPAPDGQDPRLAALTPRELDVLRLVAEGASNVEIAAELVVSEATVKTHVGNVFAKLGARDRVQAVIIAYECGLAGSAARG
- a CDS encoding helix-turn-helix transcriptional regulator; amino-acid sequence: MRADRLVATLLLLQQRRQVTAAEVARELEVSERTARRDLDALATAGVPVYSVQGRGGGWRLVGGARTDLSGLTSGEARALFLVAGPAADATPAVRAALRKLVRALPEPFREQAEAAAASVVTDPQPWGSDGTRRPPPPFLDVLQESVVRGVQVRLGYVDGSGATSTRTVHPWGLVAKGPTWYLVGGTGAGRRTFRVDRVSSVDPTDDPVDRPEDFDLAASWREIADEVHRRRTPLEARALCVPHGLPILRRGFGGRLEVGGPTPDGRVEVVVRGRDASVLAGELAGLVEWVEVTGPPEVREHLAATGRAIVERYR